The following coding sequences lie in one Musa acuminata AAA Group cultivar baxijiao chromosome BXJ1-8, Cavendish_Baxijiao_AAA, whole genome shotgun sequence genomic window:
- the LOC103994200 gene encoding uncharacterized protein LOC103994200 isoform X2 produces MARLSIGILGLTELLVSAAVHLLFGFYIFSTAVASDLSQALTDCFRPNVLNLATGDPDEGSKRQAAALDGSPTPLPQPPIVLVHGIFGFGKGKLGGLSYFAGAEKKDDHVLVPDLGSLTSIHDRARELFYFLKGGQVDYGEEHSRNFGHAQLGKIYERGHHPSWDEHHPVHFVGHSAGVQVARVLQQMLAEKAFSGYDTSEDWVLSITSLSGAINGTIRTYYDGMRPGNGRTMKSICLLQLCRIGVTLFDWFDIAWLKNYYNFGFDHFEMGWRKTGVSGLAELLLGNTGPFATGDWILPDLTIEGSIKLNSGLRTFPNTFYFSYATKRTRKIFGLTVPSTILGVHPLLFLRVLQMCRWRFPRNASLPYKGYRDEDWEDNDGALNTISMTHPRLPVEHPSLLVVDDSTCLPLQPGIWYYKIIEADHIFFILNRERAGAQFDLMYDGIFQRCRKHMFRSRTPALRSESSQLLPQNFQTTQVGG; encoded by the exons ATGGCGAGGCTGTCGATCGGAATCCTCGGCCTGACGGAGCTCCTCGTCAGCGCGGCGGTGCACCTGCTCTTCGGCTTCTACATATTCAGCACCGCGGTGGCGTCGGATCTTTCTCAGGCTTTGACGGACTGCTTCCGCCCCAACGTCCTCAACCTGGCCACCGGAGACCCGGACGAAGGGAGCAAGCGCCAGGCAGCGGCTCTCGATGGGTCTCCGACGCCGCTGCCGCAGCCGCCGATCGTTCTGGTGCACGGCATCTTCGGCTTCGGCAAAGGG AAGCTCGGAGGGTTGTCGTACTTCGCAGGGGCAGAGAAGAAGGACGACCACGTTCTGGTGCCGGATTTAGGATCCCTAACCAGCATCCACGACAG GGCAAGGGAACTGTTCTACTTTCTGAAGGGAGGGCAAGTGGACTACGGAGAAGAACACAGCAGGAACTTTGGTCACGCACAGCTCGGGAAGATCTACGAACGAG GGCATCACCCTTCATGGGATGAGCACCACCCCGTCCATTTCGTCGGGCACTCCGCAGGCGTGCAGGTTGCCAGGGTGCTGCAGCAGATGCTTGCCGAGAAG GCATTCAGCGGCTACGACACTTCCGAGGACTGGGTGCTGAGCATCACCTCCCTCTCCGGCGCAATCAACGGAACCATCCGAACATATTACGACGGCATGCG ACCAGGAAATGGGAGGACGATGAAGTCGATATGTCTGCTTCAGCTCTGTCGCATTGGGGTCACACTCTTCGACTGGTTTGACATTGCATGGCTCAAGAACTACTACAACTTCGGGTTCGATCATTTCGAGATGGGATGGAGGAAGACCGGCGTCTCAGGTCTGGCTGAGCTACTCTTAGGCAACACCGGGCCGTTCGCCACCGGCGACTGGATCCTACCGGACCTCACCATTGAAGGCTCCATCAAGCTCAACTCGGGACTCCGCACCTTCCCCAACACCTTCTACTTCAGCTACGCAACCAAGAGGACGAGGAAGATATTTGGGCTCACGGTTCCCTCCACCATTTTGGGCGTCCATCCATTGCTCTTCCTTCGGGTGTTGCAGATGTGCCGGTGGCGTTTCCCTCGCAATGCATCATTGCCTTACAAAGGCTACAG AGACGAAGATTGGGAAGACAATGATGGAGCTCTCAACACAATATCCATGACTCATCCTCGCCTTCCTGTAGAGCACCCGAGCCTTCTTGTTGTGGATGACTCGACATGCCTTCCTTTGCAGCCAGGAATCTG GTACTATAAGATCATTGAAGCCGATCACATCTTTTTCATCTTGAATCGGGAGAGAGCAGGAGCACAATTTGATCTCATGTATGATGGCATTTTTCAGCGGTGCAGAAAGCACATGTTTAGAAGCAGGACACCAGCATTGCGCAGTGAAAGCAGCCAATTACTTCCCCAAAACTTCCAGACTACTCAAGTAGGTGGTTAG
- the LOC103994200 gene encoding uncharacterized protein LOC103994200 isoform X1, which yields MARLSIGILGLTELLVSAAVHLLFGFYIFSTAVASDLSQALTDCFRPNVLNLATGDPDEGSKRQAAALDGSPTPLPQPPIVLVHGIFGFGKGKLGGLSYFAGAEKKDDHVLVPDLGSLTSIHDRARELFYFLKGGQVDYGEEHSRNFGHAQLGKIYERGHHPSWDEHHPVHFVGHSAGVQVARVLQQMLAEKVPPFPPSSSSSSSTSLNQTCSLLQAFSGYDTSEDWVLSITSLSGAINGTIRTYYDGMRPGNGRTMKSICLLQLCRIGVTLFDWFDIAWLKNYYNFGFDHFEMGWRKTGVSGLAELLLGNTGPFATGDWILPDLTIEGSIKLNSGLRTFPNTFYFSYATKRTRKIFGLTVPSTILGVHPLLFLRVLQMCRWRFPRNASLPYKGYRDEDWEDNDGALNTISMTHPRLPVEHPSLLVVDDSTCLPLQPGIWYYKIIEADHIFFILNRERAGAQFDLMYDGIFQRCRKHMFRSRTPALRSESSQLLPQNFQTTQVGG from the exons ATGGCGAGGCTGTCGATCGGAATCCTCGGCCTGACGGAGCTCCTCGTCAGCGCGGCGGTGCACCTGCTCTTCGGCTTCTACATATTCAGCACCGCGGTGGCGTCGGATCTTTCTCAGGCTTTGACGGACTGCTTCCGCCCCAACGTCCTCAACCTGGCCACCGGAGACCCGGACGAAGGGAGCAAGCGCCAGGCAGCGGCTCTCGATGGGTCTCCGACGCCGCTGCCGCAGCCGCCGATCGTTCTGGTGCACGGCATCTTCGGCTTCGGCAAAGGG AAGCTCGGAGGGTTGTCGTACTTCGCAGGGGCAGAGAAGAAGGACGACCACGTTCTGGTGCCGGATTTAGGATCCCTAACCAGCATCCACGACAG GGCAAGGGAACTGTTCTACTTTCTGAAGGGAGGGCAAGTGGACTACGGAGAAGAACACAGCAGGAACTTTGGTCACGCACAGCTCGGGAAGATCTACGAACGAG GGCATCACCCTTCATGGGATGAGCACCACCCCGTCCATTTCGTCGGGCACTCCGCAGGCGTGCAGGTTGCCAGGGTGCTGCAGCAGATGCTTGCCGAGAAGGTGCCTCCAtttcctccctcttcctcctcctcctcctccacttccCTGAATCAAACATGTTCCTTGTTGCAGGCATTCAGCGGCTACGACACTTCCGAGGACTGGGTGCTGAGCATCACCTCCCTCTCCGGCGCAATCAACGGAACCATCCGAACATATTACGACGGCATGCG ACCAGGAAATGGGAGGACGATGAAGTCGATATGTCTGCTTCAGCTCTGTCGCATTGGGGTCACACTCTTCGACTGGTTTGACATTGCATGGCTCAAGAACTACTACAACTTCGGGTTCGATCATTTCGAGATGGGATGGAGGAAGACCGGCGTCTCAGGTCTGGCTGAGCTACTCTTAGGCAACACCGGGCCGTTCGCCACCGGCGACTGGATCCTACCGGACCTCACCATTGAAGGCTCCATCAAGCTCAACTCGGGACTCCGCACCTTCCCCAACACCTTCTACTTCAGCTACGCAACCAAGAGGACGAGGAAGATATTTGGGCTCACGGTTCCCTCCACCATTTTGGGCGTCCATCCATTGCTCTTCCTTCGGGTGTTGCAGATGTGCCGGTGGCGTTTCCCTCGCAATGCATCATTGCCTTACAAAGGCTACAG AGACGAAGATTGGGAAGACAATGATGGAGCTCTCAACACAATATCCATGACTCATCCTCGCCTTCCTGTAGAGCACCCGAGCCTTCTTGTTGTGGATGACTCGACATGCCTTCCTTTGCAGCCAGGAATCTG GTACTATAAGATCATTGAAGCCGATCACATCTTTTTCATCTTGAATCGGGAGAGAGCAGGAGCACAATTTGATCTCATGTATGATGGCATTTTTCAGCGGTGCAGAAAGCACATGTTTAGAAGCAGGACACCAGCATTGCGCAGTGAAAGCAGCCAATTACTTCCCCAAAACTTCCAGACTACTCAAGTAGGTGGTTAG
- the LOC135680461 gene encoding uncharacterized protein LOC135680461 isoform X2, which translates to MSPASKSKSKDKLAAKAAKEQAKVSSKPSLAPSYGNGSSSNAYNPDSGTFHTFDTTASGSLPAGQLNGHFGTIDEMEEHSGSSSLGTTGEFDSMSNHNGYSGESEDQKEKSTTNNAIRVESVPGCDTDKREKIRQKNEKKHQRQKERRAQELHERCCGYLMSRKLEMLSQKLVAMGFSSEQATMALIQNEGRVEESIAWLLEGNEESKQQIAANIDSSVNLKIDITAELAEISDMVVKFKCTKQEVERAVVACEGDLEKAEETLKAQKQEPKSTPLKSEETGDSATASDLDNKIAIPIQNATSRHQQKGLASVGTQQQRRDERDPNYLKTVTNGDVESTSRNLQSLRRVQSKPDWGRTQVAAPVEKKWSNFSPTPSISYSLSSLQVAASPTTRSVMATSESRANMPSIKLREPVSVMQRPQSVNAKHNVTSTSPSISVSPPASTGWYSNGISSMEMMVANGGLGHGPHYLGLNGSSAQQLVPQSHFQTSSGFDGSWNAAGSSSSSSSSLVVPPSLGIFTGWGSSGSSFSSPADWSSGGSTPCDYTSIDWSLDTTLMRPSTKSDRLSATWSTMFMGGRAARPGMDATGGIYVPGMHDDGLSTDSSYLSGSLEWSSPFAGRDLFSVPRRFVTNSSSL; encoded by the coding sequence atgtCTCCAGCGTCCAAATCTAAGTCGAAGGATAAATTGGCTGCAAAGGCTGCCAAGGAACAAGCCAAAGTCTCTTCGAAACCTTCTCTGGCTCCTAGCTATGGGAATGGTTCTTCTTCAAACGCATACAATCCAGATTCAGGGACATTCCACACCTTTGATACAACGGCCTCTGGTTCATTGCCGGCAGGCCAATTGAATGGTCATTTTGGAACCATAGATGAAATGGAGGAGCATTCTGGTAGTAGTTCACTTGGTACAACaggtgagtttgattcgatgtctAACCATAATGGCTACTCTGGTGAGTCCGAGGATCAGAAGGAGAAAAGTACAACTAATAATGCAATTCGCGTTGAATCTGTACCTGGTTGTGATACTGACAAGCGCGAGAAGATTCGGCAGAAAAATGAGAAGAAGCATCAACGCCAGAAGGAGAGGCGAGCACAGGAACTACATGAGCGTTGTTGTGGGTACCTCATGTCTAGGAAACTAGAGATGCTCTCCCAGAAACTTGTAGCAATGGGTTTCTCTTCAGAACAGGCAACAATGGCTCTTATACAAAATGAAGGGCGTGTCGAAGAATCCATTGCTTGGCTCCTTGAAGGGAATGAAGAAAGCAAACAGCAGATTGCCGCAAACATAGACAGTAGTGTTAACTTGAAAATAGACATCACCGCAGAGCTTGCAGAGATTTCAGACATGGTGGTGAAGTTCAAGTGCACTAAGCAGGAGGTTGAAAGAGCTGTAGTTGCTTGTGAGGGTGACCTAGAAAAGGCCGAAGAGACTTTAAAGGCACAGAAGCAAGAGCCAAAATCTACTCCATTGAAATCGGAAGAAACAGGTGACTCTGCCACTGCAAGTGATCTGGACAATAAGATTGCAATACCTATTCAGAATGCAACTTCAAGACATCAACAGAAGGGGCTGGCGTCAGTTGGCACTCAGCAGCAGAGAAGAGATGAACGGGATCCAAACTACCTCAAAACTGTGACAAATGGAGATGTAGAGTCCACAAGTAGGAATTTGCAATCTTTGAGAAGAGTACAGTCTAAGCCAGATTGGGGAAGAACACAAGTGGCTGCTCCTGTGGAGAAAAAGTGGTCAAATTTTAGTCCTACACCATCCATTTCATACTCTTTGTCATCCTTGCAGGTAGCTGCATCTCCAACCACTCGGTCTGTGATGGCAACCAGTGAATCTAGGGCCAACATGCCATCGATAAAACTGAGGGAACCGGTCAGTGTAATGCAGCGTCCCCAGTCCGTCAATGCCAAGCACAATGTCACGTCCACAAGCCCCAGCATTAGTGTATCACCACCAGCTTCCACAGGATGGTATTCAAATGGTATTTCTAGCATGGAGATGATGGTGGCAAATGGGGGTCTGGGCCATGGTCCACACTATTTGGGTTTGAATGGTTCCAGTGCCCAGCAATTGGTTCCCCAGAGTCATTTCCAAACTTCTTCTGGCTTCGATGGTTCATGGAACGCTGCTGGTTCTTCATCATCGTCGTCATCGTCGCTTGTGGTGCCACCCTCACTTGGAATCTTCACCGGGTGGGGTTCATCTGGTTCCTCTTTTTCATCACCAGCAGACTGGAGTTCTGGTGGATCGACACCATGTGACTACACCTCTATAGACTGGAGCTTGGATACAACTCTGATGAGGCCATCAACGAAGAGCGATCGTCTATCTGCTACGTGGTCTACCATGTTTATGGGTGGCAGAGCTGCGAGGCCAGGCATGGACGCCACAGGTGGCATCTACGTACCAGGGATGCACGATGACGGCCTCTCAACGGACTCCTCGTACTTGTCTGGATCACTCGAGTGGTCATCCCCTTTTGCAGGGAGGGATCTGTTCAGTGTTCCAAGACGGTTCGTCACTAATTCTTCGTCCCTCTAG
- the LOC135680461 gene encoding uncharacterized protein LOC135680461 isoform X1, which produces MMHYNMPLAGGYASPCVVTQHYMPHTMKITVIKSLEMSPASKSKSKDKLAAKAAKEQAKVSSKPSLAPSYGNGSSSNAYNPDSGTFHTFDTTASGSLPAGQLNGHFGTIDEMEEHSGSSSLGTTGEFDSMSNHNGYSGESEDQKEKSTTNNAIRVESVPGCDTDKREKIRQKNEKKHQRQKERRAQELHERCCGYLMSRKLEMLSQKLVAMGFSSEQATMALIQNEGRVEESIAWLLEGNEESKQQIAANIDSSVNLKIDITAELAEISDMVVKFKCTKQEVERAVVACEGDLEKAEETLKAQKQEPKSTPLKSEETGDSATASDLDNKIAIPIQNATSRHQQKGLASVGTQQQRRDERDPNYLKTVTNGDVESTSRNLQSLRRVQSKPDWGRTQVAAPVEKKWSNFSPTPSISYSLSSLQVAASPTTRSVMATSESRANMPSIKLREPVSVMQRPQSVNAKHNVTSTSPSISVSPPASTGWYSNGISSMEMMVANGGLGHGPHYLGLNGSSAQQLVPQSHFQTSSGFDGSWNAAGSSSSSSSSLVVPPSLGIFTGWGSSGSSFSSPADWSSGGSTPCDYTSIDWSLDTTLMRPSTKSDRLSATWSTMFMGGRAARPGMDATGGIYVPGMHDDGLSTDSSYLSGSLEWSSPFAGRDLFSVPRRFVTNSSSL; this is translated from the exons ATGATGCACTATAACATGCCATTAGCTGGCGGATATGCAAGTCCTTGTGTTGTAACCCAGCATTACATGCCACATACAAT gaaaattactgtaataaaatcattagaaatgtCTCCAGCGTCCAAATCTAAGTCGAAGGATAAATTGGCTGCAAAGGCTGCCAAGGAACAAGCCAAAGTCTCTTCGAAACCTTCTCTGGCTCCTAGCTATGGGAATGGTTCTTCTTCAAACGCATACAATCCAGATTCAGGGACATTCCACACCTTTGATACAACGGCCTCTGGTTCATTGCCGGCAGGCCAATTGAATGGTCATTTTGGAACCATAGATGAAATGGAGGAGCATTCTGGTAGTAGTTCACTTGGTACAACaggtgagtttgattcgatgtctAACCATAATGGCTACTCTGGTGAGTCCGAGGATCAGAAGGAGAAAAGTACAACTAATAATGCAATTCGCGTTGAATCTGTACCTGGTTGTGATACTGACAAGCGCGAGAAGATTCGGCAGAAAAATGAGAAGAAGCATCAACGCCAGAAGGAGAGGCGAGCACAGGAACTACATGAGCGTTGTTGTGGGTACCTCATGTCTAGGAAACTAGAGATGCTCTCCCAGAAACTTGTAGCAATGGGTTTCTCTTCAGAACAGGCAACAATGGCTCTTATACAAAATGAAGGGCGTGTCGAAGAATCCATTGCTTGGCTCCTTGAAGGGAATGAAGAAAGCAAACAGCAGATTGCCGCAAACATAGACAGTAGTGTTAACTTGAAAATAGACATCACCGCAGAGCTTGCAGAGATTTCAGACATGGTGGTGAAGTTCAAGTGCACTAAGCAGGAGGTTGAAAGAGCTGTAGTTGCTTGTGAGGGTGACCTAGAAAAGGCCGAAGAGACTTTAAAGGCACAGAAGCAAGAGCCAAAATCTACTCCATTGAAATCGGAAGAAACAGGTGACTCTGCCACTGCAAGTGATCTGGACAATAAGATTGCAATACCTATTCAGAATGCAACTTCAAGACATCAACAGAAGGGGCTGGCGTCAGTTGGCACTCAGCAGCAGAGAAGAGATGAACGGGATCCAAACTACCTCAAAACTGTGACAAATGGAGATGTAGAGTCCACAAGTAGGAATTTGCAATCTTTGAGAAGAGTACAGTCTAAGCCAGATTGGGGAAGAACACAAGTGGCTGCTCCTGTGGAGAAAAAGTGGTCAAATTTTAGTCCTACACCATCCATTTCATACTCTTTGTCATCCTTGCAGGTAGCTGCATCTCCAACCACTCGGTCTGTGATGGCAACCAGTGAATCTAGGGCCAACATGCCATCGATAAAACTGAGGGAACCGGTCAGTGTAATGCAGCGTCCCCAGTCCGTCAATGCCAAGCACAATGTCACGTCCACAAGCCCCAGCATTAGTGTATCACCACCAGCTTCCACAGGATGGTATTCAAATGGTATTTCTAGCATGGAGATGATGGTGGCAAATGGGGGTCTGGGCCATGGTCCACACTATTTGGGTTTGAATGGTTCCAGTGCCCAGCAATTGGTTCCCCAGAGTCATTTCCAAACTTCTTCTGGCTTCGATGGTTCATGGAACGCTGCTGGTTCTTCATCATCGTCGTCATCGTCGCTTGTGGTGCCACCCTCACTTGGAATCTTCACCGGGTGGGGTTCATCTGGTTCCTCTTTTTCATCACCAGCAGACTGGAGTTCTGGTGGATCGACACCATGTGACTACACCTCTATAGACTGGAGCTTGGATACAACTCTGATGAGGCCATCAACGAAGAGCGATCGTCTATCTGCTACGTGGTCTACCATGTTTATGGGTGGCAGAGCTGCGAGGCCAGGCATGGACGCCACAGGTGGCATCTACGTACCAGGGATGCACGATGACGGCCTCTCAACGGACTCCTCGTACTTGTCTGGATCACTCGAGTGGTCATCCCCTTTTGCAGGGAGGGATCTGTTCAGTGTTCCAAGACGGTTCGTCACTAATTCTTCGTCCCTCTAG